In Euphorbia lathyris chromosome 10, ddEupLath1.1, whole genome shotgun sequence, a single genomic region encodes these proteins:
- the LOC136209116 gene encoding kinesin-like protein KIN-14L, with product MLDLMENNARTGFHDKLASRKAEEAAWRRFQAAEWLESLVGPLNLSSNPSEKEFVSRLRNGLILCNAINKVHPGAVPKVVEDYIPLQYLNRESQPLPAYQYFENVKNFLVAIEELKLPAFEASDLERDTLEAGSAVKMVDCILALKSYHESKQINGGNGFYKHVRSPMIMHPAGGNKSHSISSDACRSLDISAASEKLPPADIDIQKLADFIAKQLGKDMADTKENIDGNLLKKHLVAMVNDIIQSNSAPDHSAPMPVQFSSKTVDPGSCRACLKKGKCKHRRLFQIQQQELVELKTILKDTRREFRELQSQLETDLQELGYQVEEMSSSALGYHRVLKENRTLYNMVQDLKGNIRVYCRIRPAISGEKANMTHYVGEDGSLVILDPLKPKKDGRKVFQFNQVFGPTATQDQVYQDTHPLIRSVLDGYNVCIFAYGQTGSGKTYTMSGPSGGSTKDMGINYLALNDLFQMSRKRKDIIDYDIQVQMVEIYNEQVRDLLAEDSSATKYPFICFLEIRSCNGENGLSLPDAKMHPVNSTADVLNLMKIGEVNRVVSSTAMNNRSSRSHSVLTVHVHGKDASTSGSTLRSCLHLVDLAGSERVDKSEVTGDRLKEAQYINKSLSCLGDVVAALAQKNSHIPYRNSKLTLLLQDSLGGHAKTLMFAHVSPEADSFGETISTLKFAQRVSTVELGAARANKESSEIMQLKEQVESLKKELARKEAQDMEFHKVTDLTPPPTRRLSIENSSNMKSQTVQALGLKEAHFNKIKEPKAADKTPPRLNNQFNRIKEPRSPAEKPNAMTDLTPPRKRRLSIENSSNMKSQTVIALGLKEAQFNKIKEPKAAEKTPPRLNNQFDRIKEPRPPAEKPNAMTEKTPPRVRKLNVENGSNMKSYTANPIDRKGTPSIPTTRSRRLSLEGPSYSKKNNLQSDVAIDGTRNPLLFEAATRQKCDQSHDPEAASKMYGRSGVRSSMMEVYHLNAPKSPTSFPHQNRLIQMDSRTTQIPVLLQLPVTSMGHKVVQNELPHLTDSQANGKGSQIKKSLRTIGKLINGSDKILGRNQQHSKEEDTPINSSSRCNDRDVKSPVTAKARAGRRQSLTGVQGSDRSRRSSLGGKPDSDDLRRNARTPPPFYSSTKTTKR from the exons A TGTTGGATTTGATGGAGAATAACGCAAGAACTGGGTTCCATGACAAATTGGCTTCAAGAAAAGCCGAAGAAGCAG CTTGGAGACGATTCCAAGCGGCTGAGTGGCTGGAAAGCCTTGTGGGTCCATTAAACTTATCTAGCAACCCATCAGAGAAAGAATTCGTTTCTCGCTTGAGAAACGGTTTGATTTTGTGCAATGCAATCAACAAGGTTCACCCGGGGGCTGTGCCTAAG GTTGTGGAGGATTATATACCATTACAATATTTAAACAGAGAATCTCAGCCATTACCAGCTTACCAATACTTTGAGAATGTAAAGAACTTTCTCGTGGCTATTGAAGAGTTGAAATTGCCTGCCTTTGAAGCGTCTGATCTTGAAAGG GACACATTGGAGGCAGGGTCAGCGGTCAAGATGGTCGATTGCATCTTAGCTCTTAAATCCTACCATGAATCTAAGCAGATAAATGGTGGAAATGGGTTTTATAAGCATGTCAGATCTCCTATGATTATGCATCCTGCTGGTGGGAACAAATCCCATTCCATTTCATCAGACGCTTGTAGAAGCCTGGACATCTCTGCAGCATCTGAGAAACTTCCACCTGCAGATATTGACATTCAGAAACTTGCTG ATTTTATTGCCAAGCAACTTGGCAAAGATATGGCTGATACAAAAGAAAATATTGATGGCAACCTTCTCAAG AAACACTTGGTGGCAATGGTGAATGATATAATCCAAAGTAATAGCGCACCAGATCATTCAGCTCCAATGCCTGTTCAGTTTTCATCTAAAACTGTAGATCCTGGG AGTTGTCGGGCTTGCTTGAAAAAAGGAAAATGCAAACATAGACGTTTATTTCAAATTCAACAACAAGAACTTGTA GAGCTGAAGACCATATTAAAAGATACAAGGAGAGAATTTCGAGAGTTGCAATCCCAGCTCGAGACAGATTTGCAAGAACTTG GATATCAGGTAGAGGAGATGTCTTCTTCTGCTCTTGGATATCACAGAGTGTTGAAAGAAAATAGGACTTTGTACAACATGGTCCAGGATTTGAAAG GAAACATTAGAGTTTACTGTAGAATTAGGCCTGCCATTTCTGGTGAAAAAGCCAATATGACACACTATGTTGGAGAAGATGGCTCGCTGGTGATACTGGATCCATTAAAACCCAAGAAAGATGGGAGAAAAGTTTTTCAGTTCAACCAAGTCTTTGGTCCTACTGCCACACAAG ATCAAGTGTACCAGGACACTCATCCATTAATTAGATCAGTGTTGGATGGTTACAATGTTTGCATCTTTGCTTACGGTCAAACTGGATCCGGGAAAACATATACTATG AGTGGTCCATCAGGTGGCTCAACTAAAGATATGGGGATTAATTATCTTGCTCTGAATGATCTCTTTCAAATGTCTAGGAAGAGGAAGGACATTATAGATTATGATATTCAAGTTCAAATGGTGGAAATATACAACGAACAAGTACGAGACCTGCTTGCTGAGGATTCATCAGCCACTAAATATCCTTTCATATGTTTT TTAGAGATTCGAAGTTGCAATGGTGAGAATGGCTTGAGCCTTCCAGATGCCAAAATGCATCCTGTGAATTCCACTGCTGATGTTCTTAATTTGATGAAAATTGGTGAGGTGAATCGCGTTGTCAGTTCCACTGCAATGAACAACCGAAGTAGTCGATCTCATAG TGTCCTGACTGTTCATGTACATGGTAAAGATGCATCTACATCAGGAAGCACCCTTCGTAGTTGTCTGCATTTGGTAGACCTTGCAGGAAGTGAAAGAGTAGATAAATCAGAAGTTACAGGAGATAGGCTCAAAGAGGCACAGTATATCAATAAATCACTGTCCTGTCTGGGAGATGTGGTTGCAGCCTTGGCTCAAAAGAATTCTCACATTCCTTACAGAAACAGCAAACTCACACTTCTGCTGCAGGACTCCTTAG GTGGACATGCAAAAACGTTGATGTTTGCTCATGTTAGTCCAGAAGCAGACTCTTTCGGGGAAACAATCAGTACTTTAAAGTTTGCACAGAGGGTATCCACAGTTGAACTCGGGGCTGCTCGTGCAAACAAAGAGAGCAGTGAGATTATGCAGCTCAAGGAACAG GTTGAAAGCCTTAAGAaggaattggcaagaaaggagGCTCAAGACATGGAGTTTCACAAGGTAACTGATCTAACTCCTCCACCTACGCGGAGATTGAGCATCGAGAACAGCAGCAACATGAAGTCTCAAACAGTTCAAGCACTGGGACTAAAAGAAGCACATTTCAACAAAATTAAGGAACCAAAAGCTGCTGACAAAACTCCTCCACGTCTGAACAACCAGTTCAACAGAATTAAGGAGCCAAGATCTCCAGCTGAGAAACCAAATGCAATGACTGATCTAACTCCTCCACGTAAGCGGAGATTGAGCATCGAGAACAGCAGCAACATGAAGTCTCAAACAGTTATAGCACTGGGATTAAAAGAAGCACAGTTCAACAAAATTAAGGAACCAAAAGCTGCTGAAAAAACTCCTCCACGTCTGAACAACCAGTTCGATAGAATTAAGGAACCAAGGCCTCCAGCGGAGAAACCAAATGCAATGACTGAAAAAACTCCTCCACGTGTTCGGAAATTGAACGTTGAGAATGGAAGCAACATGAAGTCTTATACAGCAAATCCCATAGACAGAAAGGGAACACCTTCTATACCAACAACTCGTTCTCGAAGACTAAGTTTAGAAGGTCCAAGCTACAGTAAGAAAAACAACTTACAGTCAGATGTAGCAATAGATGGCACGAGAAACCCCCTACTTTTTGAAGCAGCAACAAGGCAAAAATGTGATCAGTCCCATGATCCAGAGGCAGCTTCAAAGATGTATGGGCGTTCTGGTGTTCGAAGTTCAATGATGGAAGTGTATCATCTTAATGCTCCTAAAAGCCCTACTAGTTTTCCCCATCAaaacagattgatacaaatggaCAGTAGGACGACGCAAATTCCAGTTCTTCTGCAGCTACCAGTGACATCCATGGGCCATAAAGTTGTGCaaaatgaacttcctcatcttaCAGATTCTCAGGCAAATGGAAAAGGGTCTCAGATAAAGAAATCCTTGCGAACCATTGGAAAACTGATTAACGGTTCAGACAAAATCTTAGGAAG GAATCAACAGCATTCAAAGGAAGAAGATACTCCTATAAACTCCAGTTCCAGATGCAATGACAGGGATGTAAAGTCACCAGTTACAGCAAAAGCAAGGGCAGGAAGAAGACAATCACTTACTGGTGTACAAGGGTCTGACAGGTCACGCCGGTCTTCTCTTGGAGGGAAGCCGGACTCGG ATGATCTTAGAAGGAATGCCAGGACACCCCCTCCATTTTATAGCTCAACAAAGACAACTAAGCGATGA